In Leptotrichia hongkongensis, one genomic interval encodes:
- a CDS encoding SDR family NAD(P)-dependent oxidoreductase produces MEKILITGASSGIGKELAKKLANKSKKMYLLARSSDKLNLLKKELEEKNPLIECICIEYDLTDIDNLRNVVENCDVDLVINCAGFGKITDFLKLSDKEDLDTVNVNFVSPLILTKKFSEKFLQKGKGIILNVCSTGALYQHPYMAVYSSTKSALLHYSLALDQELSHKNKDVRVLSVCPGPTATNFFDKNTQEKFGSSQKFMMSSEETAKKIIKAMEKGRRFSIIGFRNRVSMFLINLLPISLQLRLAGLVLKKVIK; encoded by the coding sequence ATGGAAAAAATTTTAATAACAGGCGCAAGTTCAGGAATTGGTAAAGAATTGGCAAAAAAATTGGCAAATAAAAGTAAAAAGATGTATTTGCTGGCAAGATCTTCTGATAAACTGAATTTATTAAAAAAAGAACTGGAAGAAAAAAATCCCTTAATTGAATGTATTTGTATAGAATATGATTTAACAGATATAGATAATTTAAGAAATGTTGTTGAAAATTGTGATGTTGATTTGGTTATTAATTGTGCTGGTTTTGGAAAAATTACAGATTTTTTGAAATTAAGTGATAAGGAAGATTTGGATACTGTAAATGTGAATTTTGTTTCTCCATTAATTTTAACAAAAAAATTTTCAGAAAAATTTTTGCAAAAAGGAAAAGGAATTATTTTAAATGTATGTTCGACAGGTGCTTTATATCAGCATCCGTATATGGCAGTTTATAGTTCGACAAAATCTGCATTATTGCATTATTCTTTGGCATTAGATCAAGAATTGTCGCATAAAAACAAAGATGTGAGAGTTTTATCAGTTTGTCCCGGCCCAACGGCAACTAATTTTTTTGATAAGAATACACAGGAAAAATTTGGAAGTTCTCAAAAATTTATGATGAGTTCGGAAGAGACAGCAAAAAAAATTATAAAAGCGATGGAAAAAGGAAGAAGATTTTCCATTATTGGCTTTAGGAATAGAGTGTCCATGTTTTTAATAAATTTATTGCCAATTTCGTTACAGCTAAGGTTAGCAGGATTAGTCTTGAAAAAGGTGATTAAATGA
- a CDS encoding metallophosphoesterase, whose product MITKKTVFSVLGILAIFFIICLIYAHYEYTQLKVRTIEIASKDIPQEFDGKKIVFAADFQLDTYARFNQKQLDRIIDLINKQEKDIIILGGDYTNWTGKIPRFYKGMEKLEKPKYGIYAVLGNHDYNSVEKNMAGLKSLGYKVLVNENDKITVNNQSIYISAVDDLLKGKPDAQKALNGIKKEDFNIFITHNPDYFEEMTNEQKERSDMTLAGHTHGGQITLFGLILWAEIKHPWKYGYGLKEYDGHKIYTTSGVGGGAFEMFIRFFAQPEIVVLKLKKI is encoded by the coding sequence TCTGCCTAATTTATGCACATTATGAATATACACAGCTCAAGGTCAGAACAATAGAAATTGCTTCAAAAGATATTCCACAAGAATTTGATGGAAAGAAGATTGTCTTTGCGGCAGATTTTCAGCTAGATACTTATGCGAGATTTAATCAGAAGCAGCTTGACAGGATTATTGATTTGATAAACAAGCAGGAAAAGGATATTATAATTCTGGGTGGTGACTATACTAACTGGACTGGTAAAATTCCACGATTTTACAAAGGAATGGAAAAGTTGGAAAAGCCTAAATATGGAATTTATGCAGTTTTGGGAAATCATGATTATAATTCTGTGGAAAAAAATATGGCTGGACTTAAAAGCCTTGGGTACAAAGTGCTGGTAAATGAAAATGACAAAATAACAGTAAATAACCAGAGTATCTACATTTCAGCAGTTGATGATTTACTAAAAGGGAAACCTGATGCACAGAAAGCGCTTAATGGTATAAAAAAAGAGGACTTTAATATCTTCATCACACATAATCCTGATTATTTTGAAGAAATGACAAATGAACAGAAAGAAAGATCAGATATGACTTTGGCAGGGCATACTCACGGTGGGCAGATAACATTGTTCGGCTTGATATTATGGGCAGAAATTAAGCATCCTTGGAAATACGGATACGGATTAAAGGAATATGATGGACATAAAATTTATACTACTTCAGGTGTTGGTGGTGGAGCATTTGAAATGTTCATAAGATTTTTTGCACAGCCTGAAATTGTAGTGCTAAAATTGAAAAAAATTTAA